The nucleotide window GGATTCACTGAGGCGCGCAAGGCCGGATTCGGGTAAGATGCGCGCCCTCGTGCTTCTTACCCTATGCAGGTGCTCCATGAAAAAGACATTCAAACTTAACATCGAAGGCAAACATCCCGAGCGTTTGTTGGAGGCGATCAAGCATGAAGTGCGCAAATACGTAAAGCGCGAGCGCCGTAAAACCCTTCCACAAGGTGTGGATTTCTGGGCATTTGATTGTAAATTTGGTGAAACAGAAGCGACCGCCGAGGTCGTTCGGTTGGGCGAGATCACCAAAAAAATGGATGAAGTAAAAGCCGCCGGTGGCGAGAGCTTTTATGTGGAAATTCTTGCGGTGCACGGTATTCGTAAAGCGCGCAATGAATTTGATGATTTGGATGAAGATGATGACTTAAATGATTGATTTTTAATCATTCGCTGATTATTTATCAACACAAAAAAGCCGCTTCCGGATTTCCGCAAGCGGCTTTTTTATGCCCCTCACCCCAGCCCTCTCCCGCAAGCGGGAGAGGGAGTCAGGAAGGTGACTGAGTTATTTCTTCTTCGGGCGAGTCGAGCGGCCGAGCGTGCTGGCGGGGCGGGCGTCCTTGGAACCTGCACGTTTTGGTTTGGATGCCGCCTTAGTTGTGCTCGCGCCTTTGGTTGTATTTGCGCTTTTGCCGGATTTGGCTCCCGCCTTGGCAAACGCGGATTTTTTTGGATCGCCTGCTTTTGATCTACCGGCAGGTTTGGCGGCTAACTTCATCAATCCGGTGGGTTTGGAAACCACTTTGACGACTTGCTCGGTCACTTCAAAGCCTTTGATTTTTTCGCGCTTGATCTTGGTGCCAATCACTTCTTCAATCAGCGAGATTTTGTGTTCTTCTGCTGGTGTCACCAACGAGATGGCCACACCTTTTTTACCGGCGCGACCGGTACGGCCGACGCGGTGTACATAGTCCTCAGTAAAGAAAGGCAGATCGAGGTTCACAACGTAATCCAGGCCTTGGATATCCAGCCCGCGTGCAGCCACTTCGGTGGCAACTAAAACCTGAAGTTTGCCTTCTTTGAATTCTTGCAATGCGCGGCGGCGCGAGCCTTGGGTTTTCTCGCTGTGGATAACGGCGGCATCGATCTTATCGACTTTCAGTGCCTTGGTGAGATTCTCCGCCTCTTCGCGGGTGCTGCTGAATACCATCACCTGATACCAGTTTTGCTCGCGCAGTAGCTGGATAAACAGCTCGTATTTACGCGTGCTGTCCACTGGGTAAAGCACGTGGTCAACCGTCTCCGCGACCGAGTTGCGCTTGCTTACGGTAATCAGGGTGGGGCGGTTCATCGCCTGTTTGGACAGATTGGTCACCAGCGGCGAACCGGTGGCCGAGAAAAACAGCGTCTGGTGTTTACGCGTAATGCTGGTGAGGATGGCGTGAATATCGGTCACAAAGCCCATATCCAGCATGCGGTCGGCTTCATCCAACACCACAAAATCGACTTTGGCGAGGCTGACGTTTTCCAGCTCCACATGTTCTTT belongs to Cellvibrio sp. pealriver and includes:
- a CDS encoding DUF6172 family protein, producing the protein MKKTFKLNIEGKHPERLLEAIKHEVRKYVKRERRKTLPQGVDFWAFDCKFGETEATAEVVRLGEITKKMDEVKAAGGESFYVEILAVHGIRKARNEFDDLDEDDDLND
- a CDS encoding DEAD/DEAH box helicase → MNFASLGLAPELLRAVKVIGFKTLTPVQEQAIPAARRGIDLLTTAQTGTGKTAAYSLPVLQQMLEKPKGTEAGFVRTLILAPTRELVEQIAKAIQEFAQFTPFKIASVYGGVKVTSQGAKLRAGVDILVATPGRLKEHVELENVSLAKVDFVVLDEADRMLDMGFVTDIHAILTSITRKHQTLFFSATGSPLVTNLSKQAMNRPTLITVSKRNSVAETVDHVLYPVDSTRKYELFIQLLREQNWYQVMVFSSTREEAENLTKALKVDKIDAAVIHSEKTQGSRRRALQEFKEGKLQVLVATEVAARGLDIQGLDYVVNLDLPFFTEDYVHRVGRTGRAGKKGVAISLVTPAEEHKISLIEEVIGTKIKREKIKGFEVTEQVVKVVSKPTGLMKLAAKPAGRSKAGDPKKSAFAKAGAKSGKSANTTKGASTTKAASKPKRAGSKDARPASTLGRSTRPKKK